The following proteins are encoded in a genomic region of Vigna radiata var. radiata cultivar VC1973A unplaced genomic scaffold, Vradiata_ver6 scaffold_7, whole genome shotgun sequence:
- the LOC106753945 gene encoding uncharacterized protein LOC106753945, with the protein MASQIIREWSGINTFAPATQTKLLELLGKLKQENVNSLTILVMGKGGVGKSSTVNSIIGERVVSISPFQSEGPRPVMVSRSRAGFTLNIIDTPGLIEGGYINDMALDIIKRFLLNKTIDVLLYVDRLDVYRVDNLDKLVAKAITDSFGKGIWNKAIVALTHAQFSPPDGLPYDDFFSQRSEALLKVLRSGARIKKEAFQAASMPVVLVENSGRCNKNDSDEKVLPNGTAWIPHLVQTITEIALNKSVSIHVDKNLIEGPNPNQRGKLWIPLLFALQYFLVMKPIKGLIERDIENERKPAWERRDAAFRKRDFY; encoded by the exons ATGGCGTCCCAAATTATCCGTGAGTGGTCTGGCATCAATACATTCGCCCCTGCTACCCAGACTAAGTTGCTTGAACTCTTGGGAAAACTTAAACAAgag AATGTGAACTCCTTGACTATACTTGTGATGGGAAAAGGTGGTGTTGGAAAATCTTCAACTGTCAACTCCATCATTGGGGAAAGAGTGGTTTCGATCAGTCCTTTCCAG TCGGAAGGGCCACGACCTGTGATGGTGTCACGATCAAGGGCTGGTTTTACATTGAACATTATCGACACTCCTGGTCTCATTGAAGGGGGCTACATCAATGATATGGCACTTGATATAATAAAGCG TTTTCTTCTGAACAAGACCATAGATGTGTTGCTTTATGTGGATCGCTTGGATGTGTATCGAGTGGACAACTTGGATAAATTAGTTGCCAAAGCTATAACAGATAGTTTTGGCAAAGGGATATGGAACAAGGCTATAGTAGCACTCACGCATGCCCAGTTCTCTCCACCAGATGGATTGCCTTATGATGACTTCTTCTCACAAAGATCTGAGGCTCTCTTGAAGGTTCTTAGGTCAGGTGCCAGGATAAAGAAAGAAGCCTTTCAG GCTGCTTCTATGCCTGTTGTTTTAGTTGAGAACAGTGGGAGATGCAACAAAAATGACAGCGATGAAAAG GTTCTTCCAAATGGGACTGCTTGGATTCCCCATCTAGTCCAAACAATCACAGAAATCGCATTGAACAAAAGTGTGTCTATTCATGTTGATAAGAATTTGATTGAAGGGCCAAATCCGAATCAGAGAGGGAAATTATGGATTCCACTCTTGTTTGCTCTTCAA TATTTCCTTGTCATGAAGCCAATAAAAGGATTGATCGAGAGGGACATTGAAAATGAGAGAAAGCCAGCATGGGAGAGACGCGATGCCGCATTCCGGAAGAGAGATTTTTATTAG
- the LOC106753803 gene encoding metacaspase-9: MEAQKKRVAVLVGCNYPNTANELHGCINDVLAMKETLVKRFGFDDSNIEVLTDAPNSCKLPTGANIKQALAKMVDGAKAGDVLYFHYSGHGTRIPSKKHGHTFHHEEAIVPCDFNLITDLDFRQLVNRLAKGASLTILSDSCHSGGLIDKEKEQIGPSSSVQKGSTSKTCYTLTHKTIPYDSIQQHLSSLTKATTTDIGTHMLELFGSNASLRFQTASHALLEALGPDEGILLSGCQADETSADMNPGVAGKAYGAFSNAVEMVVREKEGELSNREVVVRARKVLQGQGFDQHPCLYCSDENADATFLGHPQKTEH, encoded by the exons ATGGAGGCGCAGAAGAAGAGGGTGGCTGTTTTGGTGGGTTGCAATTACCCCAACACCGCAAATGAGCTGCATGGTTGCATAAACGATGTGTTGGCAATGAAGGAGACTCTGGTGAAGCGATTTGGGTTTGATGACAGTAACATTGAGGTGCTAACTGATGCACCAAACTCTTGTAAATTGCCCACTGGTGCTAACATCAAGCAGGCACTGGCTAAGATGGTTGATGGAGCTAAAGCAGGGGATGTGCTATATTTTCACTACAGTGGACATGGAACCAGAATCCCTTCCAAGAAACATGGCCACACCTTCCACCATGAGGAGGCTATTGTGCCTTGTGACTTCAATCTCATCACTG ATTTGGACTTCCGGCAACTGGTAAACAGGCTAGCAAAGGGAGCAAGCTTGACAATCCTCTCAGACTCATGCCACAGTGGAGGACTCATCGACAAAGAGAAAGAGCAAATAGGTCCATCTTCATCGGTTCAGAAAGGTTCCACATCGAAAACCTGTTACACCCTTACCCACAAGACAATCCCTTATGATTCCATACAGCAACACCTCTCTTCCCTAACAAAAGCCACCACCACGGACATCGGCACCCATATGCTAGAACTCTTCGGCTCCAACGCAAGTTTGAGGTTCCAGACGGCGTCGCATGCTCTGTTGGAGGCGCTAGGACCCGACGAGGGGATCCTGCTGAGCGGGTGCCAGGCGGACGAGACGTCGGCGGACATGAACCCTGGCGTCGCCGGGAAAGCCTATGGGGCGTTCAGCAACGCGGTGGAGATGGTGGTGAGGGAGAAGGAGGGTGAGTTGAGCAACAGAGAGGTGGTGGTGAGGGCGAGGAAGGTGCTGCAAGGTCAGGGGTTTGATCAGCATCCTTGCCTCTATTGCAGTGATGAGAACGCTGATGCTACCTTCCTGGGACATCCTCAGAAAACAGAACACTGA
- the LOC106753851 gene encoding uncharacterized protein LOC106753851, with protein sequence MATQRRTGFINSQTTTSQQIRPSVITWFLQRPHSIPILLAIFLFLAWISLRVQLVYHTPPHSSHRDALVNLVRFHASHVAKDNRGWLFDPIVLALDSGLSGGAVTCSSLHVGEIRPGKRRGNHRHHHCNETFLIWGAATRFRLENSEQDDGYAEVTIGRDEIAVATSPVDKAHALVNIDSTRSIFFIGCQDSVMNNSASSTDFNVWKDL encoded by the exons ATGGCGACCCAGAGAAGAACGGGTTTCATAAACTCCCAAACGACGACGTCGCAACAGATCCGTCCCTCCGTCATCACGTGGTTCCTCCAGCGACCGCACTCCATCCCCATCCTTCTCGCCATCTTCCTCTTTCTCGCGTGGATCTCACTCCGCGTCCAGCTCGTCTACCACACTCCCCCTCACTCCTCCCACCGCGACGCGCTCGTCAACCTCGTCAGGTTCCACGCTTCCCACGTCGCCAAGGATAACCGCGGCTGGCTCTTCGATCCTATCGTTCTCGCACTTGATTCCGGCCTTTCAG GTGGAGCTGTGACGTGTTCGTCGCTTCACGTGGGAGAAATTCGGCCTGGGAAGCGAAGAGGAAATCACAGACACCACCATTGTAACGAGACTTTCCTCATTTGGGGCGCTGCAACCAGGTTTAGG TTGGAGAACAGTGAGCAAGATGATGGTTATGCTGAAGTGACCATTGGCAGGGATGAAATTGCTGTAGCTACAAGTCCGGTTGACAAAGCTCATGCTCTAGTGAACATTGATTCCACTCGGAGTATCTTCTTTATAGGTTGTCAAGACAGTGTTATGAACAATAGTGCCTCAAGTACTGACTTTAATGTTTGGAAAGAtctttga